Proteins from one Anopheles nili chromosome 2, idAnoNiliSN_F5_01, whole genome shotgun sequence genomic window:
- the LOC128731943 gene encoding small nuclear ribonucleoprotein Sm D3: MSIGVPIKVLHEAEGHVVTCETITGEVYRGKLIEAEDNMNCQMTQITVTYRDGRVGNLENVYIRGSKIRFLILPDMLKNAPMFKKQGTKTGTAGRGKSAILRAQAARGRGRGAGGGGSGGGGGGGRGGNKAGWQGPGGQQSSGRGRGGL, from the coding sequence ATGTCTATTGGAGTGCCAATAAAAGTGCTGCATGAAGCTGAAGGTCATGTTGTTACTTGCGAAACAATTACCGGTGAAGTATACCGTGGGAAACTGATCGAAGCGGAAGACAACATGAATTGCCAAATGACGCAGATTACTGTGACATATCGCGATGGTCGAGTTGGAAATCTGGAAAACGTGTATATTCGAGGCTCAAAGATACGATTTCTGATTTTGCCTGATATGTTAAAGAATGCCCCGATGTTCAAGAAGCAGGGGACCAAAACGGGAACTGCTGGACGAGGTAAATCGGCCATACTTCGTGCGCAGGCTGCTCGTGGAAGAGGACGGGGTGCTGGCGGTGGGGGtagtggaggtggtggtggaggtggtagAGGCGGAAACAAAGCGGGATGGCAAGGACCTGGAGGGCAACAATCCTCTGGCCGAGGGCGCGGTGGATTATAA